From one Catellatospora sp. IY07-71 genomic stretch:
- a CDS encoding bifunctional diguanylate cyclase/phosphodiesterase produces MAATPHALQAHRNRVPAERRRPFGAFVIAVTVLAAAFTVRDLAGLPDVLAQASLGFWLLTVLAVAGDALPVTLPGRWNTAAIYPSICFTFAIMIDAGLAAAVVVQGLAVAVSSLRLRHALWRAVFNLGQYALAFGVAYVTLRLISGDAAPGLLALVASATAWFAVKYLTTACAIWLRDGGPLLPIIMGPLANEALSTGALLMLGPVIAAQTEVAPQLILVLVLPLLAVRRLSIITAEQRHLANIDTLTGLANRKALIGEVSAAVAGHAQRAVQGDARCRFGLLLLDLDRFKHVNDSLGHEVGDRLLIAVGDRLDRVVREGDLVARLGGDEFAVVAKRLDGADEARELAERIEQALINPVVLDGMPLDVSGSIGIALYPDHGTDFATLLRHADVAMYTAKHNGDGIAVYHPDADHNSPQRLSLLADLRAMLGRSDKGGLRLYYQPQVEIATGGVVGVEALLRWQHPTRGPVSPDELIRVAEPSSVMRLLTAWVIEEAMVQLAKWDAAGLEVRMAVNVSVRDLHTGAIVEQIEDLLRRYGLAPCRLQLEITESALMADPHRVLATLTRLQLLGVGIALDDFGTGYSSLQHLRRLPLSEVKIDRSFVLSMADDPDDLVIVRSIIELAAALGLRVVAEGVEDERAWRLLQSAGCEIAQGWFYARPLPPDELADWLSRTTLPALS; encoded by the coding sequence ATGGCGGCCACACCCCATGCACTGCAGGCACATCGCAACCGGGTGCCCGCGGAGCGGCGGCGGCCGTTCGGCGCGTTCGTCATCGCCGTCACGGTGCTGGCGGCGGCGTTCACTGTGCGTGACCTCGCCGGCCTGCCCGACGTGCTGGCTCAGGCCAGCCTCGGCTTCTGGCTGCTCACCGTGCTCGCCGTCGCGGGCGACGCGCTGCCCGTGACGCTGCCCGGCCGGTGGAACACCGCGGCGATCTACCCGTCGATCTGCTTCACCTTCGCCATCATGATCGACGCCGGGCTGGCCGCCGCGGTGGTGGTGCAGGGCCTCGCGGTGGCGGTGTCCTCGCTGCGGCTGCGGCACGCGTTGTGGCGGGCCGTGTTCAACCTCGGCCAGTACGCGCTGGCGTTCGGCGTCGCGTACGTCACGCTGCGCCTGATCAGCGGCGACGCCGCGCCGGGCCTGCTGGCGCTGGTCGCCTCGGCCACCGCGTGGTTCGCGGTGAAATACCTGACCACCGCGTGCGCGATCTGGCTGCGCGACGGCGGCCCGCTGCTGCCGATCATCATGGGACCGCTGGCCAACGAGGCGCTGAGCACCGGCGCCCTGCTCATGCTCGGCCCGGTCATCGCCGCACAGACCGAGGTCGCCCCGCAGCTGATCCTGGTGCTGGTGCTGCCGCTGCTCGCGGTGCGCCGGCTGTCCATCATCACCGCCGAGCAGCGCCACCTCGCCAACATCGACACCCTCACCGGTCTGGCCAACCGCAAGGCGCTCATCGGGGAGGTGTCCGCCGCGGTCGCCGGGCACGCCCAGCGCGCCGTGCAGGGCGACGCCCGCTGCCGGTTCGGCCTGCTGCTGCTGGACCTCGACCGGTTCAAGCACGTCAACGACTCGCTCGGGCACGAGGTCGGCGACCGGCTGCTCATCGCGGTCGGCGACCGGCTGGACCGGGTGGTGCGCGAGGGCGACCTGGTCGCGCGGCTCGGCGGCGACGAATTCGCCGTGGTGGCCAAGCGCCTCGACGGGGCCGACGAGGCGCGCGAGCTGGCCGAGCGGATCGAGCAGGCGCTGATCAACCCCGTGGTGCTGGACGGGATGCCGCTGGACGTCAGCGGCTCCATCGGCATCGCGCTCTACCCCGACCACGGCACCGACTTCGCCACCCTGCTCCGCCACGCGGACGTGGCCATGTACACCGCCAAGCACAACGGGGACGGGATCGCCGTCTACCACCCCGACGCCGACCACAACTCGCCGCAGCGGCTAAGCCTGCTCGCCGACCTGCGTGCCATGCTCGGCCGCTCCGACAAGGGCGGGCTGCGGCTGTACTACCAGCCCCAGGTCGAGATCGCCACGGGCGGCGTGGTCGGCGTGGAGGCGCTGCTGCGCTGGCAGCACCCCACCCGCGGGCCGGTCAGCCCCGACGAGCTGATCCGGGTCGCCGAGCCCAGCTCGGTGATGCGCCTGCTCACCGCCTGGGTGATCGAGGAGGCGATGGTCCAGCTCGCCAAGTGGGACGCCGCCGGGCTCGAGGTCCGCATGGCGGTCAACGTCAGCGTGCGGGACCTGCACACCGGCGCCATCGTCGAGCAGATCGAGGACCTGCTGCGCCGCTACGGGCTGGCGCCGTGCCGCCTCCAGCTGGAGATCACCGAGAGCGCGCTGATGGCCGACCCGCACCGGGTGCTCGCCACGCTGACCCGGCTGCAGCTGCTCGGCGTCGGCATCGCGCTGGACGACTTCGGCACCGGATACTCGTCCCTGCAGCACCTGCGCCGCCTGCCGCTGTCCGAGGTGAAGATCGACCGCTCGTTCGTGCTGTCCATGGCCGACGACCCGGACGACCTGGTGATCGTACGGTCGATCATCGAACTGGCCGCGGCGCTCGGGCTGCGCGTGGTCGCCGAGGGCGTCGAGGACGAGCGCGCCTGGCGCCTGCTCCAGTCCGCCGGCTGCGAGATCGCCCAGGGCTGGTTCTACGCCCGCCCGCTGCCCCCCGACGAGCTCGCCGACTGGCTCTCCCGCACCACCCTCCCCGCCCTCTCCTGA
- a CDS encoding SDR family oxidoreductase, which translates to MKIEGSVALVTGANRGLGKAYTEELLARGAAKVYAAARDTASITDPRVVPLQLDITDPASVAAAAAQAGDVQLLVNNAGIATGAGVLDGEDALRREMETNYLGPVRVSAAFAPILGANGGGAIVNMLSALSWLSLPNTAGYSAAKAAAWAATNALRLALKEQGTLVTAVHVGYVDTDMAAHVDGPKVPPRDVVTQVLDAVEAAQPEVLADETSRRVKAGLSGDLRNLYPALSA; encoded by the coding sequence ATGAAGATCGAAGGTTCCGTGGCGCTGGTGACCGGCGCCAACCGCGGGCTGGGCAAGGCGTACACGGAGGAGCTGCTGGCGCGGGGCGCGGCGAAGGTGTACGCCGCCGCCCGCGACACGGCGTCCATCACCGACCCGCGAGTGGTCCCGCTGCAGCTGGACATCACCGACCCGGCCTCGGTCGCGGCGGCGGCCGCGCAGGCGGGCGACGTGCAGCTGCTGGTCAACAACGCGGGCATCGCGACCGGGGCCGGGGTCCTCGACGGCGAGGACGCGCTGCGCCGCGAGATGGAGACCAACTACCTGGGCCCGGTACGCGTGTCGGCCGCGTTCGCGCCGATCCTGGGCGCGAACGGCGGCGGCGCGATCGTGAACATGCTCTCCGCGCTGTCCTGGCTGAGCCTGCCGAACACGGCCGGCTACTCCGCCGCGAAGGCGGCCGCGTGGGCGGCGACGAACGCGCTTCGCCTGGCGCTGAAGGAGCAGGGCACCCTGGTCACCGCCGTGCACGTGGGCTACGTGGACACCGACATGGCCGCGCACGTGGACGGGCCGAAGGTGCCGCCGCGCGACGTGGTGACGCAGGTGCTCGACGCGGTCGAGGCGGCGCAGCCCGAGGTGCTGGCAGACGAGACCAGCCGCCGGGTGAAGGCCGGCCTGTCCGGCGACCTGCGCAACCTGTACCCGGCGCTGTCCGCCTGA
- a CDS encoding MIP/aquaporin family protein, producing MGSATLSRLTAEVLGTAVLVFFGVGALLVGGGPLLAGAVGLMIAAAAAAWIFGGHFNPWLTLAAAVRGSLDWAGAAVIIVAQLVGGFAGGLLMWLCYGENGVQGGLGANRLAESASSGMGLVAAIVAEALAVFVLACVMFAAGDGERSGISLGLAYAGGTLAIAAVTSASLNFARTFGPELALTLAGGAADWSDMWVYAVSGALGAVLAGLLYPRLKGAAS from the coding sequence ATGGGTTCCGCAACGCTGTCCCGCCTCACCGCCGAGGTCCTCGGCACAGCGGTTCTGGTCTTCTTCGGGGTCGGTGCCCTGCTCGTCGGCGGCGGCCCGCTGCTCGCGGGCGCGGTCGGCCTGATGATCGCCGCGGCCGCCGCCGCGTGGATCTTCGGCGGGCACTTCAACCCCTGGCTCACCCTCGCCGCCGCGGTCCGCGGCAGCCTGGACTGGGCGGGCGCGGCCGTGATCATCGTGGCGCAGCTGGTCGGCGGCTTCGCCGGCGGTCTGCTGATGTGGCTCTGCTACGGCGAGAACGGCGTGCAGGGCGGCCTCGGCGCCAACCGGCTCGCCGAGTCGGCGAGCTCCGGCATGGGCCTGGTCGCGGCGATCGTCGCCGAGGCGCTGGCCGTGTTCGTGCTGGCCTGCGTCATGTTCGCGGCCGGTGACGGCGAGCGCTCCGGCATCAGCCTGGGCCTGGCGTACGCGGGCGGCACGCTCGCCATCGCCGCGGTCACCAGCGCCTCGCTCAACTTCGCCCGCACCTTCGGCCCCGAGCTGGCGCTCACCCTGGCCGGCGGCGCGGCCGACTGGTCCGACATGTGGGTGTACGCCGTCTCCGGCGCGCTCGGCGCCGTGCTGGCCGGCCTGCTCTACCCGCGGCTGAAGGGAGCCGCCTCCTAG
- the gatA gene encoding Asp-tRNA(Asn)/Glu-tRNA(Gln) amidotransferase subunit GatA, translated as MSDLIKLSAAALGEKIASGEVSAEEVTRAHLDRIAEVDGRVHAFLHVDDEGAVEAARAVDARRAAGEKLGPLAGVPIAIKDVIATRGIPTTAASKILEGWRPPYDATVMTRIREAGMVMLGKTNMDEFAMGSSTEYSAYGPTYNPWDLTRIPGGSGGGSAASLAAYEAPLAIGTDTGGSIRQPGAVTGTVGAKPTYGGTSRYGLIAFSSSLDTPGPCARTVLDAALLHEVIAGHDPRDSTSIPMPVPDVVAAARQGASGDLTGVRVGLVKEFSGEGAEPGVMAVFRDTVEALTKLGAEVVEVSCPHFQYALPAYYLIAPSECSSNLARFDGVRFGLRTGDDGKNSLEEVMSLTREAGFGDEVKRRIIIGTYALSSGYYDAYYGQAQKVRTLITNDFTKAFEQVDVLVSPTTPFTAFELGARTADPYQMYLADLYTIPTNLYGGPGISVPAGLSDGLPVGLQVMAPTMADDRMYRIAAAVESTVGTFPPPAL; from the coding sequence ATGAGTGATCTGATCAAGCTGTCCGCGGCCGCCCTGGGCGAGAAGATCGCCTCCGGCGAGGTCTCCGCGGAGGAGGTCACCCGCGCCCACCTGGACCGCATCGCCGAGGTCGACGGCCGGGTGCACGCGTTCCTGCACGTGGACGACGAGGGCGCGGTCGAGGCGGCGCGGGCCGTGGACGCCAGGCGCGCGGCGGGGGAGAAGCTCGGCCCGCTGGCCGGCGTGCCGATCGCGATCAAGGACGTCATCGCGACCCGGGGCATCCCGACCACCGCGGCCTCGAAGATCCTGGAGGGCTGGCGGCCGCCGTACGACGCGACCGTGATGACCCGGATCCGCGAGGCGGGCATGGTCATGCTCGGCAAGACCAACATGGACGAGTTCGCCATGGGCTCGTCGACGGAGTACTCGGCGTACGGCCCGACGTACAACCCGTGGGACCTGACCCGCATCCCGGGCGGCTCGGGCGGCGGCTCGGCCGCGTCGCTGGCCGCGTACGAGGCCCCGCTGGCCATCGGCACCGACACCGGCGGCTCGATCCGCCAGCCGGGCGCCGTCACCGGCACCGTGGGCGCGAAGCCGACCTACGGCGGCACCTCCCGCTACGGCCTGATCGCCTTCTCGTCCTCGCTGGACACGCCCGGCCCGTGCGCGCGCACCGTGCTCGACGCGGCGCTGCTGCACGAGGTCATCGCCGGTCACGACCCGCGCGACTCGACGTCGATCCCGATGCCGGTGCCGGACGTGGTGGCCGCGGCCCGCCAGGGCGCGAGTGGTGACCTGACCGGCGTACGCGTCGGCCTGGTCAAGGAGTTCAGCGGCGAGGGCGCCGAGCCCGGCGTCATGGCGGTGTTCCGCGACACCGTGGAGGCGCTGACCAAGCTGGGCGCCGAGGTCGTCGAGGTGTCCTGCCCGCACTTCCAGTACGCGCTGCCCGCGTACTACCTGATCGCGCCCAGCGAGTGCTCGTCGAACCTGGCCCGCTTCGACGGCGTCCGGTTCGGCCTGCGCACCGGCGACGACGGCAAGAACTCCCTGGAGGAGGTCATGTCGCTGACCCGCGAGGCGGGCTTCGGCGACGAGGTGAAGCGGCGCATCATCATCGGCACGTACGCGCTGTCGTCGGGCTACTACGACGCCTACTACGGCCAGGCGCAGAAGGTGCGCACGCTGATCACGAACGACTTCACGAAGGCGTTCGAGCAGGTCGACGTGCTGGTCTCGCCGACCACCCCGTTCACCGCGTTCGAGCTGGGCGCACGCACGGCCGACCCGTACCAGATGTACCTGGCCGACCTGTACACCATCCCGACGAACCTGTACGGCGGCCCCGGCATCTCGGTGCCGGCCGGCCTGTCCGACGGGCTGCCGGTGGGCCTGCAGGTGATGGCGCCGACCATGGCCGACGACCGGATGTACCGGATCGCCGCCGCGGTCGAGTCGACGGTGGGCACGTTCCCCCCGCCCGCACTCTGA
- the gatB gene encoding Asp-tRNA(Asn)/Glu-tRNA(Gln) amidotransferase subunit GatB codes for MSTHVLPTFDEVTSRYEPVIGLETHVELGTQTKMFCGCPTVFGADPNTQVCPVCLGLPGSLPVANRAAIEATIRIGLALNCTIATWCRFARKNYFYPDMPKNFQISQYDEPLCTDGYLDVEVDGELVRIGIERVHLEEDTGKTLHVGGATGRIHGATESLVDYNRAGIPLVEIVTKPVPGIGARAPEVAKAYVAELRDVIRTLGVSDVRMEQGSMRCDVNTSLNKPGEEWGTRTETKNVNSLRSVERAVRSEMLRQAAVLDAGGTITQETRHFHEDTGDTTSGRSKETATDYRYFPEPDLVPLAPEPAWVEQLKAALPELPRVHRQRLKAEWNLSDLDMQSILNAGAVELIERTVAAGASPEAARKWWLGELSRKANADGVELESVGATPAQVAQLQSLVESGKLTDKLARQVLEGVLAGEGDPAQIMAARGLEVVSDTGALTAAIDEAIAANPAVADKIRAGNQAAAGVIIGAVMKTTKGQADAKTVRELVLARLS; via the coding sequence ATGAGCACTCACGTGCTGCCCACCTTCGACGAGGTGACCTCCCGATACGAGCCGGTCATCGGCCTGGAGACGCACGTCGAGCTGGGCACCCAGACGAAGATGTTCTGCGGCTGCCCCACCGTCTTCGGCGCCGACCCGAACACCCAGGTCTGCCCGGTCTGCCTGGGCCTGCCCGGCAGCCTGCCGGTGGCCAACCGGGCCGCGATCGAGGCGACGATCCGCATCGGACTAGCGCTCAACTGCACCATCGCCACCTGGTGTCGCTTCGCCCGGAAGAACTACTTCTACCCGGACATGCCGAAGAACTTCCAGATCAGCCAGTACGACGAGCCGCTGTGCACCGACGGCTACCTCGACGTCGAGGTGGACGGCGAGCTGGTGCGCATCGGCATCGAGCGGGTGCACCTGGAGGAGGACACCGGCAAGACGCTGCACGTCGGCGGCGCCACCGGCCGCATCCACGGCGCGACCGAGTCGCTGGTCGACTACAACCGGGCCGGCATCCCGCTCGTCGAGATCGTCACCAAGCCGGTGCCCGGCATCGGCGCGCGCGCCCCCGAGGTCGCCAAGGCGTACGTGGCCGAGCTGCGCGACGTCATCCGCACCCTGGGCGTCTCGGATGTGCGCATGGAGCAGGGCTCGATGCGCTGCGACGTCAACACCTCGCTGAACAAGCCGGGTGAGGAGTGGGGCACCCGCACCGAGACCAAGAACGTGAACTCGCTGCGCAGCGTCGAGCGCGCGGTCCGCTCGGAGATGCTGCGCCAGGCTGCCGTGCTCGACGCGGGTGGCACCATCACGCAGGAGACGCGGCACTTCCACGAGGACACCGGCGACACCACGTCCGGCCGCTCCAAGGAGACCGCGACCGACTACCGCTACTTCCCCGAGCCCGACCTGGTGCCGCTGGCGCCCGAGCCGGCCTGGGTCGAGCAGCTCAAGGCGGCCCTGCCGGAGCTGCCCCGGGTGCACCGGCAGCGGCTCAAGGCCGAGTGGAACCTGTCCGACCTGGACATGCAGTCCATCCTCAACGCGGGCGCGGTCGAGCTGATCGAGCGCACCGTCGCCGCGGGCGCCTCGCCCGAGGCGGCCCGCAAGTGGTGGCTGGGCGAGCTGTCCCGCAAGGCCAACGCCGACGGCGTCGAGCTGGAGTCGGTCGGCGCCACTCCGGCACAGGTCGCGCAGCTGCAGAGCCTGGTCGAGTCGGGCAAGCTCACCGACAAGCTGGCCCGCCAGGTGCTGGAGGGCGTGCTGGCCGGCGAGGGCGACCCGGCGCAGATCATGGCCGCCCGCGGCCTGGAGGTCGTCTCCGACACCGGCGCGCTGACCGCCGCCATCGACGAGGCCATCGCCGCCAACCCCGCGGTCGCCGACAAGATCCGGGCCGGCAACCAGGCCGCCGCCGGCGTCATCATCGGCGCGGTCATGAAGACCACCAAGGGCCAGGCCGACGCCAAGACCGTCCGCGAACTGGTCCTCGCCCGCCTCAGCTGA
- a CDS encoding GNAT family N-acetyltransferase: MTTFTNDLDIRPLRTGEEDLFLDFPHPPTPGVGLESRRSWADTLADGYYRPEWSWVARRGGRTVARCAFWGMPDEDHPFSLDWFELGKEPDRLAVGAALLTAALRELRTAEGARPEYHIFLPPGWRELDGVREATEDRLAAAAAAGYQPFIERFNYTWTTADGVPERSTRLMFREVDDAEATAICRAAAQGSLDGYTGRDVARHGLDEAARIMVEDLTDMPSPREWWRAAYTPDGAQVGLIVPARNPARAVVGYIAVVPAQRGRGYVDDLLAETTAMLVAEGAEEIGADTDLGNRPMAAAFARAGYRNTAIRMVLQ; encoded by the coding sequence ATGACGACTTTTACGAACGATCTCGACATCCGCCCGCTGCGCACCGGCGAGGAGGACCTGTTTCTGGACTTTCCCCACCCCCCGACGCCGGGGGTGGGGCTGGAGTCCCGCCGCTCCTGGGCCGACACGCTCGCAGACGGTTACTACCGTCCCGAGTGGAGCTGGGTGGCCCGGCGCGGCGGGCGGACCGTCGCCCGCTGCGCGTTCTGGGGTATGCCCGATGAGGACCACCCGTTCAGCCTCGACTGGTTCGAACTGGGCAAGGAGCCGGACCGGCTGGCGGTCGGGGCCGCGCTGCTGACGGCGGCGCTGCGGGAGCTGCGCACCGCCGAGGGCGCCCGCCCGGAGTACCACATCTTCCTGCCGCCGGGCTGGCGGGAGCTGGACGGCGTACGCGAGGCCACCGAGGACCGGCTGGCCGCCGCGGCCGCCGCCGGGTATCAGCCGTTCATCGAGCGCTTCAACTACACCTGGACCACCGCCGACGGGGTGCCGGAGCGCTCCACGCGGCTGATGTTCCGCGAGGTGGACGATGCCGAGGCGACGGCTATCTGCCGGGCCGCGGCGCAGGGCTCGCTGGACGGGTACACCGGCCGGGACGTGGCCCGGCACGGGCTCGACGAGGCGGCACGCATCATGGTCGAGGACCTGACCGACATGCCGTCCCCCCGCGAGTGGTGGCGCGCCGCGTACACGCCGGACGGTGCGCAGGTCGGCCTGATCGTGCCGGCCCGCAACCCCGCGCGCGCCGTGGTCGGCTACATCGCGGTGGTGCCGGCGCAGCGCGGTCGCGGCTACGTCGACGACCTGCTGGCCGAGACGACGGCGATGCTGGTGGCGGAGGGCGCCGAGGAGATCGGCGCGGACACCGATCTGGGCAACCGGCCGATGGCGGCGGCGTTCGCGCGCGCCGGTTACCGCAACACCGCGATCCGGATGGTGCTCCAGTGA
- the ligA gene encoding NAD-dependent DNA ligase LigA, with protein sequence MTSEVTDKVRTRYAELVAGINDAQHRYYVDDAPTLSDAAYDQLMHELEALELEFPELVSQDSPTQRVGAGEWLGFAAVDHAERMLSLDNAFNDDQLAAWATRVERDAGAPVRYLCELKIDGLAVNLTYEKGRLTRGATRGDGRTGEDVTANVRRIKGIPHKLAGDNPPDLVEIRGEIYFPAQAFADLNAAQVEAGERTYVNPRNAASGSLRQKDPSITARRALELIVHGIGARTGFEPASQSDAYAQLKAWGLPTSPRWKVVDSLDEVKAYIAEYQAHRHDLEHDIDGVVVKVDDVAEQQKLGSTSRAPRWAIAFKYPPEEVNTKLLDIIVEVGRTGRATPAAVLDPVFVGGVTVARATLHNQREVARKGVKIGDTVVIRRAGDVIPEILGPVEALRDGSERDWSMPANCPSCGTTLAPAKEADVDLRCPNTRYCKAQLVERITYLGGRDGFDIEGMGTKAAIALVEDKVVTDEGDLFALDEKQLASSPFFLKKDGTLSTNAGKLLANLEKAKQQQLWRVLTSLSIRHVGPTAARALADHFNDVEKIATASVEQMSVVEDVGGTIAEAVREWFAEDWHREVVEKWRAAGVRMDQEPVADTGPKPLDGLTVVVTGTLEGFTRDEAAERLTALGAKVSGSVSKKTAFVVVGESAGSKLDKALSLGVPTLDEPGFTVLLEEGPEAAKAYSDARRENA encoded by the coding sequence GTGACCAGTGAGGTAACCGACAAGGTCCGGACGCGATACGCCGAGCTCGTGGCCGGGATCAACGACGCCCAGCACCGCTACTACGTCGACGACGCGCCGACGCTGTCCGACGCCGCCTACGACCAGCTCATGCACGAGCTGGAGGCGCTGGAGCTGGAGTTTCCCGAGCTGGTCTCGCAGGACTCGCCGACGCAGCGGGTGGGCGCGGGCGAGTGGCTCGGCTTCGCCGCCGTGGACCACGCCGAGCGCATGCTCAGCCTCGACAACGCGTTCAACGACGACCAGCTCGCGGCCTGGGCCACCCGGGTGGAGCGGGACGCGGGCGCACCGGTGCGCTACCTGTGCGAGCTGAAGATCGACGGCCTCGCGGTCAACCTGACCTACGAGAAGGGCCGGCTGACCCGGGGCGCGACCCGCGGCGACGGCCGCACGGGCGAGGACGTCACCGCCAACGTGCGCCGCATCAAGGGCATCCCGCACAAGCTGGCCGGGGACAACCCGCCGGACCTGGTGGAGATCCGCGGTGAGATCTACTTTCCGGCGCAGGCGTTCGCCGACCTCAACGCCGCCCAGGTCGAGGCGGGCGAGCGGACGTACGTCAACCCCCGCAACGCGGCCTCGGGCTCGCTGCGGCAGAAGGACCCGTCGATCACCGCCCGGCGCGCGCTGGAGCTGATCGTGCACGGCATCGGGGCGCGCACCGGCTTCGAGCCGGCCAGCCAGTCCGACGCGTACGCACAGCTCAAGGCCTGGGGCCTGCCGACCAGCCCGCGCTGGAAGGTGGTCGACTCGCTGGACGAGGTGAAGGCCTACATCGCGGAGTACCAGGCGCACCGGCACGACCTGGAGCACGACATCGACGGCGTCGTGGTGAAGGTCGACGACGTGGCCGAGCAGCAGAAGCTGGGCAGCACGAGCCGCGCGCCGCGCTGGGCGATCGCGTTCAAGTACCCGCCCGAGGAGGTCAACACCAAGCTGCTCGACATCATCGTCGAGGTCGGCCGGACGGGCCGTGCCACGCCCGCCGCGGTCCTCGACCCGGTCTTCGTGGGCGGTGTCACCGTCGCCCGCGCGACCCTGCACAACCAGCGGGAAGTGGCTCGCAAGGGCGTCAAGATCGGCGACACGGTCGTGATCCGGCGAGCGGGCGACGTGATCCCTGAGATCCTCGGTCCGGTCGAGGCGCTGCGTGATGGTTCAGAACGCGACTGGTCCATGCCCGCTAACTGCCCCTCGTGCGGGACGACGCTGGCCCCCGCCAAGGAGGCCGACGTCGATCTGCGCTGCCCGAACACCAGGTATTGCAAGGCCCAGCTGGTGGAGCGGATCACCTACCTCGGCGGCCGCGACGGCTTCGACATCGAGGGTATGGGCACGAAGGCCGCGATCGCCCTGGTCGAGGATAAGGTCGTGACCGACGAGGGTGATCTGTTCGCCCTGGACGAGAAGCAGCTCGCAAGCTCCCCGTTCTTCCTGAAGAAGGACGGCACGCTGTCCACCAACGCGGGCAAGCTGCTGGCCAACCTGGAGAAGGCCAAGCAGCAGCAGCTGTGGCGGGTGCTCACCTCGCTGTCCATCCGGCACGTCGGGCCCACCGCGGCGCGGGCGCTCGCCGACCACTTCAACGACGTCGAGAAGATCGCGACCGCCTCGGTCGAGCAGATGTCGGTGGTCGAGGACGTCGGCGGCACCATCGCCGAGGCGGTGCGCGAATGGTTCGCCGAGGACTGGCACCGCGAGGTGGTCGAGAAGTGGCGGGCCGCGGGCGTACGCATGGACCAGGAGCCCGTCGCCGACACCGGCCCGAAGCCGCTGGACGGCCTGACCGTCGTGGTCACCGGCACGCTGGAGGGTTTCACCCGGGACGAGGCGGCCGAGCGGCTCACCGCGCTCGGCGCGAAGGTCTCCGGCTCGGTGTCGAAGAAGACCGCTTTCGTGGTGGTCGGCGAGAGCGCCGGGTCCAAGCTGGACAAGGCGCTGTCGCTGGGCGTGCCCACGCTCGACGAGCCGGGCTTCACCGTGCTGCTGGAGGAGGGCCCGGAGGCCGCGAAGGCGTACTCCGACGCGCGACGGGAAAATGCCTAG
- the gatC gene encoding Asp-tRNA(Asn)/Glu-tRNA(Gln) amidotransferase subunit GatC: MAAISREEVAHLARLSRLAVTDQELDRFAGQLDVILQSVARVGEVAADDIPPTSHSVPLVNVLREDVIVPGLTTAEALSGAPDAAEDRFRVPQILADEE; the protein is encoded by the coding sequence ATGGCCGCCATCTCCCGCGAGGAGGTCGCGCACCTCGCGCGCCTGTCGCGGCTCGCCGTCACGGATCAGGAGCTGGACCGCTTCGCCGGCCAGCTGGACGTGATCCTGCAGTCGGTGGCGCGGGTCGGTGAGGTCGCCGCGGACGACATCCCGCCGACGTCGCACTCGGTGCCGCTGGTCAACGTGCTGCGCGAGGACGTCATCGTGCCCGGCCTGACCACCGCCGAGGCGCTGTCGGGCGCGCCGGACGCCGCCGAGGACCGGTTCCGCGTCCCCCAGATCCTTGCGGATGAGGAGTGA
- a CDS encoding ADP-ribosylglycohydrolase family protein translates to MGSGRARPVLRRDGRLPRVTVTDTASGSLFGLAYGDALGKPTEFRRYDQITAEYGRGGPRELPEPALVTDDTQMALAVGWALREASAPTPEALEPLLRARFLAWAKSPENNRAPGMTCLNACANLATGMPWQRATVAGSKGCGANMRVTPVGLVPEYDLDTLAGIAQLQAGLTHGHPTGLAAAELTALAVRLPRDGAALADLPGLLRERCAEQRTVYRADWLGDLWQRPGVTSPEEFIARGWDECADVLDTLLAALRRPDSGGDVCRETGEGWIAEEALASALLAALRHPDDPVAALGRAAATSGDSDSIACLAGAFHGAASGMAIWPASWADRIEYADQLATLGAAWD, encoded by the coding sequence ATGGGGAGCGGGCGGGCGCGGCCGGTGTTGCGGCGGGATGGAAGACTGCCGCGGGTGACGGTGACTGACACGGCCAGCGGTTCGCTCTTCGGGCTGGCGTACGGCGACGCGCTCGGCAAGCCGACCGAGTTCCGCAGATACGACCAGATCACGGCCGAGTACGGGCGCGGCGGGCCGCGCGAGCTGCCGGAACCGGCCCTGGTCACCGACGATACCCAGATGGCGCTGGCGGTCGGCTGGGCGCTGCGCGAGGCCTCGGCGCCCACGCCCGAGGCGCTGGAGCCGCTGCTGCGGGCGCGTTTCCTGGCCTGGGCCAAGAGCCCGGAGAACAACCGTGCGCCCGGCATGACCTGCCTCAACGCCTGCGCCAACCTGGCCACGGGCATGCCCTGGCAGCGCGCCACGGTCGCCGGGTCCAAGGGCTGCGGGGCGAACATGCGGGTCACCCCGGTCGGCCTGGTGCCGGAGTACGACCTCGACACCCTCGCCGGGATCGCGCAGCTCCAGGCGGGCCTGACCCACGGGCACCCGACGGGGCTGGCCGCGGCCGAGCTGACCGCGCTCGCGGTACGGCTGCCCCGCGACGGCGCGGCCCTGGCCGACCTGCCCGGCCTGCTCCGCGAGCGCTGCGCCGAGCAGCGCACCGTGTACCGCGCGGACTGGCTCGGCGACCTGTGGCAGCGGCCGGGCGTGACCAGCCCGGAGGAGTTCATCGCGCGCGGCTGGGACGAGTGCGCCGACGTGCTGGACACGCTGCTCGCGGCGCTGCGCAGGCCGGACTCCGGCGGCGACGTGTGCCGGGAGACGGGCGAGGGCTGGATCGCGGAGGAGGCGCTGGCCTCGGCGCTGCTGGCGGCGCTGCGGCACCCCGACGACCCGGTGGCCGCGCTGGGCCGGGCGGCCGCGACGAGCGGCGACTCGGACTCGATCGCGTGCCTGGCGGGCGCGTTCCACGGCGCGGCGTCGGGCATGGCGATCTGGCCCGCGAGCTGGGCGGACCGCATCGAGTACGCCGACCAGCTCGCCACGCTGGGCGCCGCCTGGGACTGA